From Cervus canadensis isolate Bull #8, Minnesota chromosome 28, ASM1932006v1, whole genome shotgun sequence, one genomic window encodes:
- the ZNF311 gene encoding zinc finger protein 311 isoform X6, whose amino-acid sequence MEHRVNQNYMNELIRNRGPLRKNTQKKKTTCGFLKVERPLTVVVSDESPGSPNQFGIPDTMFLQERAAKTWPENEKARSEQEVFENGEVCWVKFRSLLKVVSRDPEVGEVCVQDVELENQCEMPVREKRREEKESCEKGTFRKGKNQKGLRKHFSPNSECILYGVLTEKKQHECTRCGKNFSWHSDLILHERIHSGEKPYVCNECGKAFKTKNQLSMHQIIHTGEKPFNCTQCGKAFSSRSALCRHKKTHSGEKPHPCGDCGKAFKTRYCLRMHQIIHTGEKPYECSDCGKAFQFKHSLIIHSRSHTGEKPYACEECGKAFSGSSDLIKHTRVHTGERPYECNECGRAFSWSSDLSKHRRLHTQEKPCGCPQCGKAFSNEAELTKHRRIHIEEKPYKCKECGKAFHHNCKCRAHERGHTGEKPHRCGDCGKTFQDQHCLTIHQRVHTGEKPYKCSECGRAFSGKSNLTNHQRIHTGEKPYRCEVCGKVFHQNSVLRQHKRIHTGEKPFTCHECGTSFRQSSALIGHKRVHTGEKPYVCEECGKAFRVSSNLTRHKKRKHRVWETHKLGETGKSLSLVTGSQTFSFINILTTNT is encoded by the exons gaactgataaggaatagagggcccttgagaaagaacacacaaaagaagaaaacaacatgTGGATTCCTTAAAGTTGAACGTCCCCTGACA GTCGTGGTATCAGATGAGAGTCCAGGATCACCAAACCAGTTTGGCATCCCTGATACCATGTTCCTACAGGAAAGAG cTGCCAAGACGTGGCCTGAGAATGAGAAGGCAAGATCAGAACAGGAGGTTTTTGAAAATGGAGAAGTGTGCTGGGTGAAATTTAGAAGTCTCCTAAAAGTTGTCTCCCGGGATCCAGAAGTTGGAGAAGTTTGTGTACAAGATGTCGAATTAGAGAATCAATGCGAAATGCCTGTGAGGGAGAAacggagagaagagaaagaaagctgTGAGAAAGGGACTTTCAGGAAAGGAAAGAACCAGAAGGGACTTAGAAAACACTTCAGTCCAAACTCAGAATGTATTCTGTATGGAGTtcttacagaaaagaaacagcatgAATGTACCCGATGTGGCAAAAACTTCAGTTGGCATTCTGACTTAATTCTCCATGAGCGAATTCATTCTGGCGAGAAACCCTATGTGTGTAATGAGTGTGGGAAAGCATTCAAGACCAAAAATCAACTTTCCATGCACCAGATAATCCACACAGGGGAGAAACCCTTTAACTGTACCCagtgtgggaaggccttcagtAGTAGATCCGCTCTTTGCCGACATAAAAAAACCCACAGTGGGGAGAAGCCACACCCGTGCGGTGACTGTGGGAAGGCCTTCAAGACCAGGTACTGTCTCAGGATGCATCAGATCAtccacacaggagagaagcctTATGAATGCAGTGACTGTGGGAAGGCCTTTCAGTTTAAGCATTCCCTTATCATCCACAGCAGGagccacactggagagaaaccctatgcgTGTGAGGAGTGCGGGAAGGCTTTCAGCGGGAGTTCAGACCTCATCAAACACACAAGAGTCCACACTGGGGAGCGACCTTATGAGTGCAATGAGTGTGGGAGGGCCTTCAGCTGGAGCTCAGACCTAAGCAAACACAGAAGACTCCACACTCAGGAGAAACCTTGTGGGTGCCCTCAGTGTGGAAAAGCCTTCAGCAACGAAGCAGAGCTCACCAAACATAGAAGAATCCACATCGAAGAGAAGCCTTACAAGTGTAAGGAGTGTGGGAAAGCCTTTCATCATAACTGTAAATGCCGGGCTCATGAacgaggacacacaggggagaagccccatcGATGTGGGGATTGTGGGAAAACTTTCCAAGATCAGCACTGCCTTACCATCCATCAACGAGTCCACAccggagagaaaccttataaatgttcAGAGTGTGGTCGAGCTTTCAGTGGGAAATCAAACTTGACCAATCATCAAAGAATCCACACCGGAGAGAAGCCTTACAGGTGTGAGGTGTGTGGAAAGGTCTTTCATCAGAACTCAGTCCTGAGACAACACAAAAGAATCCACACGGGTGAGAAGCCATTTACCTGCCACGAGTGTGGCACGTCTTTCCGTCAGAGCTCGGCCCTGATTGGACACAAGCGAGtacatactggagagaaaccttatgtATGTGAGGAGTGTGGAAAAGCTTTCAGAGTGAGCTCAAATCTTACTagacataagaaaagaaaacatagagtGTGGGAAACCCACAAACTTGGGGAGACTGGGAAATCTCTCTCTCTAGTAACtggttctcagaccttttcattcatCAATATTTTGACCACCAACACCTGA
- the ZNF311 gene encoding zinc finger protein 311 isoform X1 produces the protein MEHRVNQNYMNELIRNRGPLRKNTQKKKTTCGFLKVERPLTVVVSDESPGSPNQFGIPDTMFLQERALPFPQCPALARDESQGNLPGAKHTVMSQPQESVTFEDVAVNFSHEEWQCLTHAQRHLYKDVMLENYGNMVSLGFSFSKPPLISCLEQGTEPYVQDRQDWEFLSCSYPAAKTWPENEKARSEQEVFENGEVCWVKFRSLLKVVSRDPEVGEVCVQDVELENQCEMPVREKRREEKESCEKGTFRKGKNQKGLRKHFSPNSECILYGVLTEKKQHECTRCGKNFSWHSDLILHERIHSGEKPYVCNECGKAFKTKNQLSMHQIIHTGEKPFNCTQCGKAFSSRSALCRHKKTHSGEKPHPCGDCGKAFKTRYCLRMHQIIHTGEKPYECSDCGKAFQFKHSLIIHSRSHTGEKPYACEECGKAFSGSSDLIKHTRVHTGERPYECNECGRAFSWSSDLSKHRRLHTQEKPCGCPQCGKAFSNEAELTKHRRIHIEEKPYKCKECGKAFHHNCKCRAHERGHTGEKPHRCGDCGKTFQDQHCLTIHQRVHTGEKPYKCSECGRAFSGKSNLTNHQRIHTGEKPYRCEVCGKVFHQNSVLRQHKRIHTGEKPFTCHECGTSFRQSSALIGHKRVHTGEKPYVCEECGKAFRVSSNLTRHKKRKHRVWETHKLGETGKSLSLVTGSQTFSFINILTTNT, from the exons gaactgataaggaatagagggcccttgagaaagaacacacaaaagaagaaaacaacatgTGGATTCCTTAAAGTTGAACGTCCCCTGACA GTCGTGGTATCAGATGAGAGTCCAGGATCACCAAACCAGTTTGGCATCCCTGATACCATGTTCCTACAGGAAAGAG CTCTACCATTTCCTCAGTGCCCTGCCTTAGCCAGAGATGAGAGCCAAGGAAACCTGCCAGGAGCAAAACATACAGTGATGAGCCAGCCTCAA GAGTCAGTGACATTTGAGGATGTAGCTGTGAACTTCAGTCATGAGGAGTGGCAGTGTCTGACCCACGCTCAAAGGCACCTCTATAAAGATGTGATGTTGGAAAATTATGGGAACATGGTGTCACTTG gattttcattttctaaacctCCTTTGATCTCCTGTCTGGAGCAAGGTACAGAGCCCTATGTTCAGGATCGACAGGACTGGGAGTTCCTGAGCTGCTCCTATCCAG cTGCCAAGACGTGGCCTGAGAATGAGAAGGCAAGATCAGAACAGGAGGTTTTTGAAAATGGAGAAGTGTGCTGGGTGAAATTTAGAAGTCTCCTAAAAGTTGTCTCCCGGGATCCAGAAGTTGGAGAAGTTTGTGTACAAGATGTCGAATTAGAGAATCAATGCGAAATGCCTGTGAGGGAGAAacggagagaagagaaagaaagctgTGAGAAAGGGACTTTCAGGAAAGGAAAGAACCAGAAGGGACTTAGAAAACACTTCAGTCCAAACTCAGAATGTATTCTGTATGGAGTtcttacagaaaagaaacagcatgAATGTACCCGATGTGGCAAAAACTTCAGTTGGCATTCTGACTTAATTCTCCATGAGCGAATTCATTCTGGCGAGAAACCCTATGTGTGTAATGAGTGTGGGAAAGCATTCAAGACCAAAAATCAACTTTCCATGCACCAGATAATCCACACAGGGGAGAAACCCTTTAACTGTACCCagtgtgggaaggccttcagtAGTAGATCCGCTCTTTGCCGACATAAAAAAACCCACAGTGGGGAGAAGCCACACCCGTGCGGTGACTGTGGGAAGGCCTTCAAGACCAGGTACTGTCTCAGGATGCATCAGATCAtccacacaggagagaagcctTATGAATGCAGTGACTGTGGGAAGGCCTTTCAGTTTAAGCATTCCCTTATCATCCACAGCAGGagccacactggagagaaaccctatgcgTGTGAGGAGTGCGGGAAGGCTTTCAGCGGGAGTTCAGACCTCATCAAACACACAAGAGTCCACACTGGGGAGCGACCTTATGAGTGCAATGAGTGTGGGAGGGCCTTCAGCTGGAGCTCAGACCTAAGCAAACACAGAAGACTCCACACTCAGGAGAAACCTTGTGGGTGCCCTCAGTGTGGAAAAGCCTTCAGCAACGAAGCAGAGCTCACCAAACATAGAAGAATCCACATCGAAGAGAAGCCTTACAAGTGTAAGGAGTGTGGGAAAGCCTTTCATCATAACTGTAAATGCCGGGCTCATGAacgaggacacacaggggagaagccccatcGATGTGGGGATTGTGGGAAAACTTTCCAAGATCAGCACTGCCTTACCATCCATCAACGAGTCCACAccggagagaaaccttataaatgttcAGAGTGTGGTCGAGCTTTCAGTGGGAAATCAAACTTGACCAATCATCAAAGAATCCACACCGGAGAGAAGCCTTACAGGTGTGAGGTGTGTGGAAAGGTCTTTCATCAGAACTCAGTCCTGAGACAACACAAAAGAATCCACACGGGTGAGAAGCCATTTACCTGCCACGAGTGTGGCACGTCTTTCCGTCAGAGCTCGGCCCTGATTGGACACAAGCGAGtacatactggagagaaaccttatgtATGTGAGGAGTGTGGAAAAGCTTTCAGAGTGAGCTCAAATCTTACTagacataagaaaagaaaacatagagtGTGGGAAACCCACAAACTTGGGGAGACTGGGAAATCTCTCTCTCTAGTAACtggttctcagaccttttcattcatCAATATTTTGACCACCAACACCTGA
- the ZNF311 gene encoding zinc finger protein 311 isoform X2: protein MQPVKRGESTVYHKEEEEVVVSDESPGSPNQFGIPDTMFLQERALPFPQCPALARDESQGNLPGAKHTVMSQPQESVTFEDVAVNFSHEEWQCLTHAQRHLYKDVMLENYGNMVSLGFSFSKPPLISCLEQGTEPYVQDRQDWEFLSCSYPAAKTWPENEKARSEQEVFENGEVCWVKFRSLLKVVSRDPEVGEVCVQDVELENQCEMPVREKRREEKESCEKGTFRKGKNQKGLRKHFSPNSECILYGVLTEKKQHECTRCGKNFSWHSDLILHERIHSGEKPYVCNECGKAFKTKNQLSMHQIIHTGEKPFNCTQCGKAFSSRSALCRHKKTHSGEKPHPCGDCGKAFKTRYCLRMHQIIHTGEKPYECSDCGKAFQFKHSLIIHSRSHTGEKPYACEECGKAFSGSSDLIKHTRVHTGERPYECNECGRAFSWSSDLSKHRRLHTQEKPCGCPQCGKAFSNEAELTKHRRIHIEEKPYKCKECGKAFHHNCKCRAHERGHTGEKPHRCGDCGKTFQDQHCLTIHQRVHTGEKPYKCSECGRAFSGKSNLTNHQRIHTGEKPYRCEVCGKVFHQNSVLRQHKRIHTGEKPFTCHECGTSFRQSSALIGHKRVHTGEKPYVCEECGKAFRVSSNLTRHKKRKHRVWETHKLGETGKSLSLVTGSQTFSFINILTTNT from the exons atgcaGCCGGTAAAAAGAGGAGAATCTACAGTGTATcacaaggaggaagaagaa GTCGTGGTATCAGATGAGAGTCCAGGATCACCAAACCAGTTTGGCATCCCTGATACCATGTTCCTACAGGAAAGAG CTCTACCATTTCCTCAGTGCCCTGCCTTAGCCAGAGATGAGAGCCAAGGAAACCTGCCAGGAGCAAAACATACAGTGATGAGCCAGCCTCAA GAGTCAGTGACATTTGAGGATGTAGCTGTGAACTTCAGTCATGAGGAGTGGCAGTGTCTGACCCACGCTCAAAGGCACCTCTATAAAGATGTGATGTTGGAAAATTATGGGAACATGGTGTCACTTG gattttcattttctaaacctCCTTTGATCTCCTGTCTGGAGCAAGGTACAGAGCCCTATGTTCAGGATCGACAGGACTGGGAGTTCCTGAGCTGCTCCTATCCAG cTGCCAAGACGTGGCCTGAGAATGAGAAGGCAAGATCAGAACAGGAGGTTTTTGAAAATGGAGAAGTGTGCTGGGTGAAATTTAGAAGTCTCCTAAAAGTTGTCTCCCGGGATCCAGAAGTTGGAGAAGTTTGTGTACAAGATGTCGAATTAGAGAATCAATGCGAAATGCCTGTGAGGGAGAAacggagagaagagaaagaaagctgTGAGAAAGGGACTTTCAGGAAAGGAAAGAACCAGAAGGGACTTAGAAAACACTTCAGTCCAAACTCAGAATGTATTCTGTATGGAGTtcttacagaaaagaaacagcatgAATGTACCCGATGTGGCAAAAACTTCAGTTGGCATTCTGACTTAATTCTCCATGAGCGAATTCATTCTGGCGAGAAACCCTATGTGTGTAATGAGTGTGGGAAAGCATTCAAGACCAAAAATCAACTTTCCATGCACCAGATAATCCACACAGGGGAGAAACCCTTTAACTGTACCCagtgtgggaaggccttcagtAGTAGATCCGCTCTTTGCCGACATAAAAAAACCCACAGTGGGGAGAAGCCACACCCGTGCGGTGACTGTGGGAAGGCCTTCAAGACCAGGTACTGTCTCAGGATGCATCAGATCAtccacacaggagagaagcctTATGAATGCAGTGACTGTGGGAAGGCCTTTCAGTTTAAGCATTCCCTTATCATCCACAGCAGGagccacactggagagaaaccctatgcgTGTGAGGAGTGCGGGAAGGCTTTCAGCGGGAGTTCAGACCTCATCAAACACACAAGAGTCCACACTGGGGAGCGACCTTATGAGTGCAATGAGTGTGGGAGGGCCTTCAGCTGGAGCTCAGACCTAAGCAAACACAGAAGACTCCACACTCAGGAGAAACCTTGTGGGTGCCCTCAGTGTGGAAAAGCCTTCAGCAACGAAGCAGAGCTCACCAAACATAGAAGAATCCACATCGAAGAGAAGCCTTACAAGTGTAAGGAGTGTGGGAAAGCCTTTCATCATAACTGTAAATGCCGGGCTCATGAacgaggacacacaggggagaagccccatcGATGTGGGGATTGTGGGAAAACTTTCCAAGATCAGCACTGCCTTACCATCCATCAACGAGTCCACAccggagagaaaccttataaatgttcAGAGTGTGGTCGAGCTTTCAGTGGGAAATCAAACTTGACCAATCATCAAAGAATCCACACCGGAGAGAAGCCTTACAGGTGTGAGGTGTGTGGAAAGGTCTTTCATCAGAACTCAGTCCTGAGACAACACAAAAGAATCCACACGGGTGAGAAGCCATTTACCTGCCACGAGTGTGGCACGTCTTTCCGTCAGAGCTCGGCCCTGATTGGACACAAGCGAGtacatactggagagaaaccttatgtATGTGAGGAGTGTGGAAAAGCTTTCAGAGTGAGCTCAAATCTTACTagacataagaaaagaaaacatagagtGTGGGAAACCCACAAACTTGGGGAGACTGGGAAATCTCTCTCTCTAGTAACtggttctcagaccttttcattcatCAATATTTTGACCACCAACACCTGA
- the ZNF311 gene encoding zinc finger protein 311 isoform X7, which produces MQPVKRGESTVYHKEEEEVVVSDESPGSPNQFGIPDTMFLQERAAKTWPENEKARSEQEVFENGEVCWVKFRSLLKVVSRDPEVGEVCVQDVELENQCEMPVREKRREEKESCEKGTFRKGKNQKGLRKHFSPNSECILYGVLTEKKQHECTRCGKNFSWHSDLILHERIHSGEKPYVCNECGKAFKTKNQLSMHQIIHTGEKPFNCTQCGKAFSSRSALCRHKKTHSGEKPHPCGDCGKAFKTRYCLRMHQIIHTGEKPYECSDCGKAFQFKHSLIIHSRSHTGEKPYACEECGKAFSGSSDLIKHTRVHTGERPYECNECGRAFSWSSDLSKHRRLHTQEKPCGCPQCGKAFSNEAELTKHRRIHIEEKPYKCKECGKAFHHNCKCRAHERGHTGEKPHRCGDCGKTFQDQHCLTIHQRVHTGEKPYKCSECGRAFSGKSNLTNHQRIHTGEKPYRCEVCGKVFHQNSVLRQHKRIHTGEKPFTCHECGTSFRQSSALIGHKRVHTGEKPYVCEECGKAFRVSSNLTRHKKRKHRVWETHKLGETGKSLSLVTGSQTFSFINILTTNT; this is translated from the exons atgcaGCCGGTAAAAAGAGGAGAATCTACAGTGTATcacaaggaggaagaagaa GTCGTGGTATCAGATGAGAGTCCAGGATCACCAAACCAGTTTGGCATCCCTGATACCATGTTCCTACAGGAAAGAG cTGCCAAGACGTGGCCTGAGAATGAGAAGGCAAGATCAGAACAGGAGGTTTTTGAAAATGGAGAAGTGTGCTGGGTGAAATTTAGAAGTCTCCTAAAAGTTGTCTCCCGGGATCCAGAAGTTGGAGAAGTTTGTGTACAAGATGTCGAATTAGAGAATCAATGCGAAATGCCTGTGAGGGAGAAacggagagaagagaaagaaagctgTGAGAAAGGGACTTTCAGGAAAGGAAAGAACCAGAAGGGACTTAGAAAACACTTCAGTCCAAACTCAGAATGTATTCTGTATGGAGTtcttacagaaaagaaacagcatgAATGTACCCGATGTGGCAAAAACTTCAGTTGGCATTCTGACTTAATTCTCCATGAGCGAATTCATTCTGGCGAGAAACCCTATGTGTGTAATGAGTGTGGGAAAGCATTCAAGACCAAAAATCAACTTTCCATGCACCAGATAATCCACACAGGGGAGAAACCCTTTAACTGTACCCagtgtgggaaggccttcagtAGTAGATCCGCTCTTTGCCGACATAAAAAAACCCACAGTGGGGAGAAGCCACACCCGTGCGGTGACTGTGGGAAGGCCTTCAAGACCAGGTACTGTCTCAGGATGCATCAGATCAtccacacaggagagaagcctTATGAATGCAGTGACTGTGGGAAGGCCTTTCAGTTTAAGCATTCCCTTATCATCCACAGCAGGagccacactggagagaaaccctatgcgTGTGAGGAGTGCGGGAAGGCTTTCAGCGGGAGTTCAGACCTCATCAAACACACAAGAGTCCACACTGGGGAGCGACCTTATGAGTGCAATGAGTGTGGGAGGGCCTTCAGCTGGAGCTCAGACCTAAGCAAACACAGAAGACTCCACACTCAGGAGAAACCTTGTGGGTGCCCTCAGTGTGGAAAAGCCTTCAGCAACGAAGCAGAGCTCACCAAACATAGAAGAATCCACATCGAAGAGAAGCCTTACAAGTGTAAGGAGTGTGGGAAAGCCTTTCATCATAACTGTAAATGCCGGGCTCATGAacgaggacacacaggggagaagccccatcGATGTGGGGATTGTGGGAAAACTTTCCAAGATCAGCACTGCCTTACCATCCATCAACGAGTCCACAccggagagaaaccttataaatgttcAGAGTGTGGTCGAGCTTTCAGTGGGAAATCAAACTTGACCAATCATCAAAGAATCCACACCGGAGAGAAGCCTTACAGGTGTGAGGTGTGTGGAAAGGTCTTTCATCAGAACTCAGTCCTGAGACAACACAAAAGAATCCACACGGGTGAGAAGCCATTTACCTGCCACGAGTGTGGCACGTCTTTCCGTCAGAGCTCGGCCCTGATTGGACACAAGCGAGtacatactggagagaaaccttatgtATGTGAGGAGTGTGGAAAAGCTTTCAGAGTGAGCTCAAATCTTACTagacataagaaaagaaaacatagagtGTGGGAAACCCACAAACTTGGGGAGACTGGGAAATCTCTCTCTCTAGTAACtggttctcagaccttttcattcatCAATATTTTGACCACCAACACCTGA
- the ZNF311 gene encoding zinc finger protein 311 isoform X3 encodes MEHRVNQNYMNVVVSDESPGSPNQFGIPDTMFLQERALPFPQCPALARDESQGNLPGAKHTVMSQPQESVTFEDVAVNFSHEEWQCLTHAQRHLYKDVMLENYGNMVSLGFSFSKPPLISCLEQGTEPYVQDRQDWEFLSCSYPAAKTWPENEKARSEQEVFENGEVCWVKFRSLLKVVSRDPEVGEVCVQDVELENQCEMPVREKRREEKESCEKGTFRKGKNQKGLRKHFSPNSECILYGVLTEKKQHECTRCGKNFSWHSDLILHERIHSGEKPYVCNECGKAFKTKNQLSMHQIIHTGEKPFNCTQCGKAFSSRSALCRHKKTHSGEKPHPCGDCGKAFKTRYCLRMHQIIHTGEKPYECSDCGKAFQFKHSLIIHSRSHTGEKPYACEECGKAFSGSSDLIKHTRVHTGERPYECNECGRAFSWSSDLSKHRRLHTQEKPCGCPQCGKAFSNEAELTKHRRIHIEEKPYKCKECGKAFHHNCKCRAHERGHTGEKPHRCGDCGKTFQDQHCLTIHQRVHTGEKPYKCSECGRAFSGKSNLTNHQRIHTGEKPYRCEVCGKVFHQNSVLRQHKRIHTGEKPFTCHECGTSFRQSSALIGHKRVHTGEKPYVCEECGKAFRVSSNLTRHKKRKHRVWETHKLGETGKSLSLVTGSQTFSFINILTTNT; translated from the exons GTCGTGGTATCAGATGAGAGTCCAGGATCACCAAACCAGTTTGGCATCCCTGATACCATGTTCCTACAGGAAAGAG CTCTACCATTTCCTCAGTGCCCTGCCTTAGCCAGAGATGAGAGCCAAGGAAACCTGCCAGGAGCAAAACATACAGTGATGAGCCAGCCTCAA GAGTCAGTGACATTTGAGGATGTAGCTGTGAACTTCAGTCATGAGGAGTGGCAGTGTCTGACCCACGCTCAAAGGCACCTCTATAAAGATGTGATGTTGGAAAATTATGGGAACATGGTGTCACTTG gattttcattttctaaacctCCTTTGATCTCCTGTCTGGAGCAAGGTACAGAGCCCTATGTTCAGGATCGACAGGACTGGGAGTTCCTGAGCTGCTCCTATCCAG cTGCCAAGACGTGGCCTGAGAATGAGAAGGCAAGATCAGAACAGGAGGTTTTTGAAAATGGAGAAGTGTGCTGGGTGAAATTTAGAAGTCTCCTAAAAGTTGTCTCCCGGGATCCAGAAGTTGGAGAAGTTTGTGTACAAGATGTCGAATTAGAGAATCAATGCGAAATGCCTGTGAGGGAGAAacggagagaagagaaagaaagctgTGAGAAAGGGACTTTCAGGAAAGGAAAGAACCAGAAGGGACTTAGAAAACACTTCAGTCCAAACTCAGAATGTATTCTGTATGGAGTtcttacagaaaagaaacagcatgAATGTACCCGATGTGGCAAAAACTTCAGTTGGCATTCTGACTTAATTCTCCATGAGCGAATTCATTCTGGCGAGAAACCCTATGTGTGTAATGAGTGTGGGAAAGCATTCAAGACCAAAAATCAACTTTCCATGCACCAGATAATCCACACAGGGGAGAAACCCTTTAACTGTACCCagtgtgggaaggccttcagtAGTAGATCCGCTCTTTGCCGACATAAAAAAACCCACAGTGGGGAGAAGCCACACCCGTGCGGTGACTGTGGGAAGGCCTTCAAGACCAGGTACTGTCTCAGGATGCATCAGATCAtccacacaggagagaagcctTATGAATGCAGTGACTGTGGGAAGGCCTTTCAGTTTAAGCATTCCCTTATCATCCACAGCAGGagccacactggagagaaaccctatgcgTGTGAGGAGTGCGGGAAGGCTTTCAGCGGGAGTTCAGACCTCATCAAACACACAAGAGTCCACACTGGGGAGCGACCTTATGAGTGCAATGAGTGTGGGAGGGCCTTCAGCTGGAGCTCAGACCTAAGCAAACACAGAAGACTCCACACTCAGGAGAAACCTTGTGGGTGCCCTCAGTGTGGAAAAGCCTTCAGCAACGAAGCAGAGCTCACCAAACATAGAAGAATCCACATCGAAGAGAAGCCTTACAAGTGTAAGGAGTGTGGGAAAGCCTTTCATCATAACTGTAAATGCCGGGCTCATGAacgaggacacacaggggagaagccccatcGATGTGGGGATTGTGGGAAAACTTTCCAAGATCAGCACTGCCTTACCATCCATCAACGAGTCCACAccggagagaaaccttataaatgttcAGAGTGTGGTCGAGCTTTCAGTGGGAAATCAAACTTGACCAATCATCAAAGAATCCACACCGGAGAGAAGCCTTACAGGTGTGAGGTGTGTGGAAAGGTCTTTCATCAGAACTCAGTCCTGAGACAACACAAAAGAATCCACACGGGTGAGAAGCCATTTACCTGCCACGAGTGTGGCACGTCTTTCCGTCAGAGCTCGGCCCTGATTGGACACAAGCGAGtacatactggagagaaaccttatgtATGTGAGGAGTGTGGAAAAGCTTTCAGAGTGAGCTCAAATCTTACTagacataagaaaagaaaacatagagtGTGGGAAACCCACAAACTTGGGGAGACTGGGAAATCTCTCTCTCTAGTAACtggttctcagaccttttcattcatCAATATTTTGACCACCAACACCTGA